From Salminus brasiliensis chromosome 12, fSalBra1.hap2, whole genome shotgun sequence:
CCAACAATCATTTTATATCAGACATAGCCATTGGTTGTCTCAGTTGATTGCAGTAGTtgtcttgtttattttttaaaatacaagTCTTGGTACATTTAAACTCTGtttaagagagaaaaaaacatgtgcagttactcaaccagtacatgctgTTATTTTTTATAAGGATTATCAGGATTTAAGGCCATCTAtcaagtatttaagtcagagttggtattgGTATAgacagatacttgaaaatctggtatcagtATTGGAAagggaaaaagtggtattggtgcatccctaatttttTGTGCAGGGTAGGATTGGGAAACTCTGCAATAGCACTAGCTagctgattattttttattaaaaaaaagcattcgctcagtgtgtttctttctgttttgtttttttttaactgttactgaaacttgaacttgaaccaAAATAAAGACTAGGTCCTTCAGAATGAAAGTAACTACAACTTACAGCTTAATTTTTATACAGTCAACGGACCAGTTTGTTTGTTCCCGTATGGTTATTTAGAAGTTGTGGGTGAGCAGCGTAAATCTGGAACCCCCTAGCAGTTCTGTGAAGATATATTACAAGGTTTAAGGTTAATTACATACATATGCTTTGCGGAATGCAAAGTGTTTTTGTTGCAAAAGGAAAGAGAAGTTTAATGGACTGCTTACATAATTTTATTAACATCTCTTAACTTCAGGTTTGGGGATCTAGGGCATGACACAAATTGTGACAAATTTTTATGTCCTGAGGACAGGGGTTTCCTTTTTTACATTAAAGAGTTTAATGCTTTAAGTTAACTTGCCTAGTTTCTGCAGTTAGATTGTAAAATGTTGTTTCAGTGTTCTGGTTATGTTTTAAATGAGTAAGTTCCTTTCTGTTAAGCTTATTAATTTTCTTCATATTTCTCTTCTGTTTCTTAGCTGTTCTCCATAGTGGTTTTTGCAACCATTACTGCAGAGGGCTTCATCAACCAGCATGGGCAACAGGATACCAAATGCATATTTAATCAAAATGACAATGCCTGTAGTTATGGGACTGCTGTGGGGATTATAGCTTTCCTGGCATGTGTTGCCTTTATTATTTTGGATGCATACCTTCCTCAAATCAGTAATGCCAAACAGAGAAAACACATCGTCATCAGTGATCTTGCTTTTTCTGGTAAGAGAATCTTTATTGCTATTTCAATGCCAatgtattataaatgtaattagAGATAGTTGAATTGTATTAATGTTCTTTGAAAATGGAATGATCAGTTTTGGTTTTGTGAAGCAGTATCACTTtagtaaaatgtattaataaccTCCCTTAAAAATGTCCCTATACCAAGTACATGAGTCACAGCTGTTTTCTGTTCTTCTTACTTACTCTTATGTTAAACAACTTTCCATGTTTGCTTTGTCCTTATGACAGGTGCATGGACGTTCTTGTGGTTTGTATGTTTTTGCTTTCTGGCCAATCAGTGGTCACATACCGTTGAGACTGAGGGAATCCCTGAAGATGCTGCCCGAGCTGTGATTGCATTTTCCTTCTTTTCAGTTGTCAGCTGGGTGAGCAACATATCGACCTATTGTACATGTAATTTAACACATGTGCTTGTTAAACTGACACAAACATTATCTTTTTGTCCTACCAGGCTTTGCTTACCCTATTTGCCTATAGACGATACAATCAAGGCATGGATGAGGTTGGTCTGGGCTACACTGATCCTTCCCATGACCAAACCACCCCATACCCTCCCTACCCCAGTGCTCCAGAGGGCTACCAGCAGTCCCCATTCACTCACAACTCCAAAGGCGAGGGAAGTTATCAACCCCCAGCATACTAAGTGGCAAAGTTTTCCAAGGTTGGGAAAAGTTGGCACAGGCAATGAGCTCCATTGGTATGCATTAACTCTTGCACTCCATTGTTTATCTGGGTCTATATAcataagaataataatttaGAGCTATGCCTTTCTTTGACCACCCTAGACCATCACTGAAATGTATTATGAATATGGCCAATTGTCTCTTTACTTACTATGTGCTCGCAATTGACAGTCAGGACAAAATATGTGTTACTGTGCTTAATGCAGAAGAGGAATGGCCTCTGTAAATAACTTGGATCTGCTTTCTAAGGCAGAAGTAAGTGAATACCTTAATTTAAGGATAAAGATAGTCTCATACACATTACTGAAATTGAAGTAGTCCTTTAGTGTTTACTGAATAGAAGCAATAAATATACAACACATTTATTGTACCTTTTATACCATTACGTGATCAACTGATGTTAGATAGACAGCAATGCTGAACATATACAGGCAACAATAAAACAGTGTGATACAACTGTAAACTGTGATAGAAAATTACCACTATGCTTAAGTACATAATGCACAGACAAACAGGTTTAAGCACCTAATATTTTTGTAATCTGATTGAAATTGTTTGATATTTTAGTGGGTAAATTGATTTCGTACAACCTTATGAAGCAAACCAGTGCTTTAATATCAGTTACAATGAATGTCTACTTGAATATGCCTTGTttctttttgggttttttttaatgtttaatgttttttttatttaaatatatacatatatgctaTTGATTTGTTGTATAGTTTAAAAATGACACTGGCTGCAGCTAAATGCTTTTTATCACAAAATTTGTGTTGGTGTTGGCATGCCTTATACCAGGAAGTCAAATTTTGGACTTCTACCTTGGGCCATAAGAATTGTGCCTTAAAATTTGTGAGAGGGTTTATTTATCTTTGTGAACATTAGTAATAATAGTTATTCCACAGTCTCAACTTTTGCAGAACATGGGTTTATTGTAAATTGTACATTTTTGAATGAGAATAGTTATTAGAAACAATCatcacaaaaaatatatataattgttattgttattacatACTGCTTTAATGAGTGATGTGTATCTGTAGATTTGCTTTTGCAACAGTAACTAAAGCTACAGGCATTGTCTGCTTCCAAATAAAGATGGGTTTCTTAAGCTTCCTTTTTcaaacctttattattattattattattttatagtaaATGTTTTAGAGTATGTGTGCACAGTAATAAGTGATTGCCCAAAAAGCATTATACTACTCAGTCTACTTTAAAACATTTGTTTGTTAttgaacactgaaaaaaaatctgtgggCACAGtcattaaaagtaaaaaaaaaaaaaagctaaatttcAAATCATAAGGCATGCTCCCAGCATTTTTCCACAAAATGCCACATGGAACTTTCTTATCTTGGGTAtccatttataaattattgtcGGATCACTGGGTTTTACACTATTTTTTTATGCTGGGGTGAACATTTAGACAACTGCACCCTATGGACATCCTAAGGTTACTAAAAtttctgttttatatatattcactGACAATCAGTAACGTCACATGGCTCAGttttccaaaagcatcttaTTGTTAAAATGACCTTAACTGGTAAGAGGATTAATTGTAAATTATCACCTGGCCATTttagaatcatttattgtacCAAGATGTGTTTtggaaaacaaatgatttgttaCTTTTCTCTATGACATACAATTAACTACAAACTCAATACAATAGGTCAGCCAGAAATGATTTAAAATGCATTACAATTGCAAAATTTAGATATTTGAGTTTTCTAActagacatttttattttattaagaattaaataaaataatcacaTTATGTTATTAatcaagaaataaaaaaagttttagaAGGCCTCCTGTCAAGCTATAACACCATCTACTAACAGCATGTTTTGTTAAGTTATCTGTATGTCTGGTTTTACAGACCAACAGTTAAATGGGAATTTTACCATTGTTTTCAACATTTCTGTGTAAGTTAATGGTTAAGACATAAAGTAATTTAATGTGGCTTGAAGCATATGCCGAGTCAGGATTTTCAgtgttctttcttttgttttcataaAGCTGATATAGCTTGTGGTGTAGCTAAGTCTATGACAGAACGTTACTATGTAGCGTAAGAACAAACACAATGCGAACTCAACGATATTATattgttgttggtgtttttttttttttttttttgacttttAACAGCGTGCGATGAATATGCGCGCATTGTGCGCAGGAATGATCGTAAAAGACATGTTCGTGTTTCGGCTACAAAAGATTGCGGAAGTATTTAGCTACATTCATGCGTTAGGACATGAAACCAAGACAAAACCGACATCAAAGTACTACAATATCCTTATTCCTTTGTGAACAGGTAAGTATCATCCAAACATCGTTTTTGTTCAGGGCAAATGGCTGTCTCTGCGGAATGTTTTGATCGCAGCCGTTCAAAAAGCGGTCGCAGTTCCTGTTCCAAAGTGCAGGCTCGTGCgttcgcgtgtgtgtgtgtgtgtgtgtgtgtgtgtgtgagtgagagtgagagagagagagaaagaaagaaagaaagaacgaaCGAACGAACCCAATTAGTTGGTTTAGATTGCATTACAGAAGCATTCACGTGTGACTGATAGGGAggaaatgaatacatttaagatatgttttgtttacattagcaTAGCTATGTAAATGTCAGCAACTACGATTGCTGGTTTAAGAAGAATTTACATCCTATCAGTAGTCTGGAGTGGACTACTTACAGTCCAAAGATAGTCCAATACGATGGCCGTGACCGAATTGGCTCCCAATTTACGTTTTAGGGTACTATTGAGTAGCTACGATGGAATCGAAAAGTGAAATTCGACTGTGATTTAAGGGCACTACAATCTCCCACCATGTCCCCGTTTCTAGTGAACAGCATAGATCACATCATCAACTGAATGTATACCAAAGTGCATTGCGAATCTCcttgttactaagcaacagaTAGTGGAACGAATAGTTTGTTAATGGCAGGCTTATGTTGAATAATGCTAAACCATAACATAAcggtaaaaaaatattattattatataataacaataaaattagTTTTAAACACTATTTAGCAACCTCCGTATTTGTTTATGCCATCGGCACTGATGCATGCTATTGACAAGAAAGTGTCCGTATGCATTTGTGTTTCTACCGCTACTGCATcagttgtttacattttaatgtttttagagcATTCTAAATGATTTTTGCTCAAAGATTATGTACTACAATCATAAGATGTATACGTCCACCCTGCTCTTGGTTTCAAAGTAAGAAAAATGCTATTGCCAGCTATTACAAGCCAAAACTCTGTGTCCAGCAGTTTTTCCTTGTACATATCctaattattagtaataatttCAGATCCAAATATCTTAAGACATCCCACCCTTCAAATGAGAAGAGTGTTTGTATCTATAATGTCATTCTA
This genomic window contains:
- the syngr2a gene encoding synaptogyrin-2a, whose translation is METSVYGASLAGGSFDFVSFIKQLQTVLRLLSWLFSIVVFATITAEGFINQHGQQDTKCIFNQNDNACSYGTAVGIIAFLACVAFIILDAYLPQISNAKQRKHIVISDLAFSGAWTFLWFVCFCFLANQWSHTVETEGIPEDAARAVIAFSFFSVVSWALLTLFAYRRYNQGMDEVGLGYTDPSHDQTTPYPPYPSAPEGYQQSPFTHNSKGEGSYQPPAY